A stretch of the Streptomyces ortus genome encodes the following:
- a CDS encoding ABC transporter permease — MVAVVRILIRRIVLLVPLVLGIIMFVFVVMRFSDSDPASAYFQGANPTERQLHDFRERNGLLDPFLVRYFDFVGDLLRGDMGVSALTRAPVVDQVTTALPLTMQLTFLGLGIAVVLALLGGVTAAIYRDRLPDQLIRVVSLTGVAAPGFWLALLMIQYLAVDAGWFPTSGYINPADSFTGWLRTMTLPALALSLPVAAQLTRIVRTAVVEELDRDYVRTAIGSGLPPVVVVGRNVLRNALMNPLTVLGLRVGYLLGGAVVIETIFNLPGMGKLMIDAVKNGDPAVVQGGVLTIAFGFVVVNLVIDILYLLVNPRLRSAEA, encoded by the coding sequence GTGGTCGCGGTCGTCAGAATCTTGATCCGGCGGATCGTTCTGCTTGTTCCGTTGGTGCTCGGGATCATCATGTTCGTGTTCGTCGTGATGCGGTTCTCGGACAGCGATCCGGCGTCCGCGTACTTCCAGGGCGCGAACCCGACCGAGCGGCAACTGCACGACTTCAGGGAGCGCAACGGACTGCTGGACCCCTTCCTCGTGCGGTACTTCGACTTCGTCGGGGATCTGCTCCGGGGCGACATGGGGGTCAGCGCGCTCACCAGGGCGCCGGTCGTCGACCAGGTCACCACCGCGCTGCCCCTCACCATGCAGCTGACCTTCCTCGGCCTGGGCATCGCGGTGGTCCTGGCACTGCTCGGCGGGGTCACCGCCGCGATCTACCGCGACCGCCTCCCCGACCAGCTGATCCGGGTCGTGTCACTGACCGGCGTCGCCGCGCCCGGCTTCTGGCTGGCGCTGCTGATGATCCAGTACCTCGCCGTGGACGCGGGCTGGTTCCCGACCAGCGGCTACATCAACCCGGCCGACTCGTTCACCGGCTGGCTGAGGACCATGACACTGCCCGCGCTGGCCCTCTCCCTGCCGGTCGCCGCCCAGCTCACCCGGATCGTCCGCACGGCCGTGGTGGAGGAGCTGGACCGGGACTACGTACGGACGGCGATCGGCAGCGGGCTGCCCCCGGTGGTCGTCGTCGGCCGGAACGTCCTGCGCAACGCCCTGATGAACCCGCTGACCGTGCTCGGTCTGCGCGTCGGCTATCTGCTCGGCGGGGCGGTCGTCATCGAGACGATCTTCAACCTGCCGGGGATGGGAAAGCTCATGATCGACGCCGTGAAGAACGGTGATCCGGCCGTCGTGCAGGGCGGCGTCCTGACGATCGCCTTCGGGTTCGTCGTCGTGAACCTCGTCATCGACATCCTCTATCTGCTGGTCAACCCGCGTCTGAGGAGTGCCGAGGCATGA
- a CDS encoding dipeptide/oligopeptide/nickel ABC transporter permease/ATP-binding protein, whose amino-acid sequence MLMYRKRLTDALSLPGLRLKGFTRLPLISRIAVVVIAVVVLTALLAPLIAPHDPLEQFPLVDHGNGEGAPSAEHWMGQDSLGRDILSRLMYGARWSLAIGLGATALALVVGAVVGALAATSRKALDETLMRGLDIVMAFPGIALAAVFVAVFGGGIPILIGAIAFLYMPPMARVVRANVMAQYGEDYVTAERVIGARTPHIVWRHVAVNCAAPVLVFCTVQVAEAIVFEASLSFIGAGVRPPDPSWGSVIADGKNMVLTGGWWATVFPGLLMLVTVLSLNILSEGVSDAWAAPAAREVPAREAQDRLETPEPGSGKVLELPGLTEAAQRLRGRARPLPQGQRPVLSVENLAIGFDARHGGVDIVDGISFDVQPGEVLGLVGESGCGKSLTALTVMGLEPKGARVRGHVRFDQRQLVGEPMSVRRKLLGHEMAMIYQDALSSLNPAMTVRAQLRQVIRRGGTRTGAELLELVGLDPDRTLRSYPHELSGGQRQRVLIAMALSRDPKLIVADEPTTALDVTVQAQIMELLLRLRTELDFALVLVSHDLALVADVTDRVVVMYGGQIVESGVTADLVESPSHHYTRGLLGSVLSLESAAERMTQIKGVVPSPADFPAGCRFADRCPMATDVCRTTAPRLTGPPGRHEVACHHPAIPLATATAQITPPAGPTEARP is encoded by the coding sequence ATGCTGATGTACCGCAAGCGGCTCACCGACGCGCTCTCCCTGCCCGGCCTCCGCCTCAAGGGGTTCACCCGGCTGCCCCTGATCTCCCGGATCGCCGTCGTCGTCATCGCGGTCGTCGTCCTCACCGCCCTGCTGGCCCCGCTCATCGCCCCGCACGACCCGCTCGAACAGTTCCCCCTGGTGGATCACGGGAACGGCGAGGGCGCCCCCTCCGCCGAGCACTGGATGGGGCAGGACAGCCTGGGCCGGGACATCCTCAGCCGGCTGATGTACGGGGCCCGCTGGTCCCTCGCCATCGGCCTCGGCGCCACCGCGCTCGCGCTGGTCGTGGGCGCGGTCGTCGGCGCGCTCGCGGCGACCTCCCGCAAGGCCCTCGACGAGACGCTGATGCGCGGCCTGGACATCGTCATGGCCTTCCCCGGCATCGCGCTCGCGGCCGTCTTCGTCGCGGTGTTCGGCGGCGGCATCCCGATCCTCATCGGCGCGATCGCGTTCCTGTACATGCCCCCGATGGCCCGGGTCGTACGGGCCAACGTGATGGCCCAGTACGGCGAGGACTACGTGACCGCCGAGCGGGTCATCGGGGCGCGCACCCCGCACATCGTGTGGCGGCACGTGGCCGTCAACTGCGCCGCCCCGGTGCTGGTCTTCTGCACGGTGCAGGTCGCCGAGGCGATCGTCTTCGAGGCGTCGCTGTCCTTCATCGGCGCGGGCGTACGGCCGCCCGACCCGTCCTGGGGCAGTGTCATCGCGGACGGCAAGAACATGGTGCTGACCGGCGGCTGGTGGGCGACCGTGTTCCCGGGCCTGCTGATGCTGGTCACCGTGCTGTCCCTGAACATCCTCTCCGAGGGCGTCTCGGACGCGTGGGCGGCGCCCGCGGCCCGCGAGGTGCCCGCCCGGGAGGCGCAGGACCGGCTGGAGACGCCCGAACCCGGCAGCGGGAAGGTCCTGGAGCTGCCGGGCCTGACCGAGGCGGCCCAGCGGCTGCGCGGCCGGGCCCGCCCCCTGCCCCAGGGGCAGCGGCCGGTGCTGAGCGTCGAGAACCTGGCCATCGGTTTCGATGCCCGCCACGGCGGTGTGGACATCGTCGACGGCATCAGCTTCGACGTACAGCCCGGTGAAGTCCTCGGGCTGGTCGGCGAGTCCGGCTGCGGCAAGTCGCTGACCGCGCTCACGGTGATGGGCCTGGAGCCGAAGGGCGCCCGGGTCCGTGGCCATGTCCGTTTCGACCAGCGGCAGTTGGTCGGGGAGCCGATGAGCGTACGGCGCAAACTCCTCGGCCACGAGATGGCGATGATCTACCAGGACGCCCTGTCGTCGCTGAACCCCGCGATGACTGTCCGTGCCCAGCTCAGACAGGTGATCAGAAGGGGCGGCACCCGCACGGGCGCCGAACTCCTCGAACTGGTCGGCCTCGACCCGGACCGCACCCTGCGCAGCTACCCGCACGAACTGTCCGGCGGCCAGCGCCAGCGCGTACTGATCGCGATGGCCCTCTCCCGCGACCCGAAGCTGATCGTCGCCGACGAACCGACGACCGCCCTCGACGTCACCGTGCAGGCGCAGATCATGGAGCTGCTGCTGCGTCTGCGGACCGAGCTGGACTTCGCGCTCGTCCTCGTCTCGCACGACCTGGCGCTCGTCGCGGACGTCACCGACCGGGTGGTCGTGATGTACGGCGGCCAGATCGTCGAGTCGGGTGTGACGGCGGACCTCGTGGAGTCGCCGTCCCACCACTACACGCGCGGCCTCCTCGGCAGCGTCCTGTCGCTGGAGTCGGCGGCGGAGCGCATGACGCAGATCAAGGGGGTCGTGCCGTCCCCGGCGGACTTCCCTGCGGGCTGCCGGTTCGCCGACCGCTGCCCGATGGCGACGGACGTCTGCCGCACGACGGCCCCGCGTCTGACGGGCCCGCCCGGACGCCACGAGGTCGCCTGCCACCACCCCGCGATCCCCCTGGCGACGGCCACCGCGCAGATCACGCCCCCGGCCGGACCCACAGAAGCGAGGCCATGA
- a CDS encoding oligopeptide/dipeptide ABC transporter ATP-binding protein produces the protein MSGPAGPLTSPLVELTDVHVVHKARTGGLFSRDRVYALTGAGLTIAPGETVGVVGESGCGKSTLAKVLVGVQRPTSGTVSLRGGDLWTMAPALRRTTVGAGIGMIFQDPSTALNRRLTVRQILRDPLDVHKRGTPAQRENRVRELMSLVGLPKALADGLPGQLSGGQRQRVAIARALALDPDLVVADEPTSALDVSVRAQILNLLLDLKERLGLALVFVSHDIQTVRRMSDRVITMYLGRIVEESPADEVTDRSRHPYTRALFSATPGLLDPIDPIPLVGPVPSATRPPSGCPFRTRCWRADAVCAASMPDFSAASTPGHRFRCHHPVEDGLSTRDLVAQAVTRTPADLPKEPR, from the coding sequence ATGAGCGGACCAGCCGGCCCCCTCACCAGCCCCCTCGTGGAGCTGACCGACGTGCACGTCGTCCACAAGGCGCGCACCGGCGGCCTGTTCTCCCGCGACCGCGTGTACGCCCTTACCGGCGCCGGCCTCACCATCGCGCCCGGCGAGACGGTGGGCGTCGTCGGCGAGTCCGGCTGCGGCAAGTCGACGCTCGCCAAGGTCCTGGTGGGCGTGCAGAGGCCGACCTCCGGGACGGTGTCTTTGCGGGGCGGCGACCTGTGGACGATGGCCCCGGCGCTGCGCCGGACGACGGTGGGCGCGGGCATCGGCATGATCTTCCAGGATCCGTCGACGGCCCTGAACCGCCGGCTGACGGTACGGCAGATCCTCCGCGACCCGCTGGACGTGCACAAACGGGGCACGCCCGCACAACGCGAGAACCGCGTGCGCGAGTTGATGTCCCTGGTGGGCCTCCCCAAGGCGCTGGCGGACGGCCTGCCGGGCCAGCTCTCCGGCGGTCAGCGCCAACGGGTCGCCATCGCGCGGGCCCTGGCCCTCGACCCGGACCTGGTGGTCGCCGACGAACCGACCAGCGCGCTGGACGTCTCGGTGCGCGCCCAGATCCTCAACCTCCTCCTCGATCTGAAGGAACGGCTCGGCCTGGCGCTGGTCTTCGTCTCGCACGACATCCAGACCGTACGGAGGATGAGCGACCGCGTCATCACGATGTATCTCGGCCGGATCGTCGAGGAGTCCCCGGCCGACGAGGTGACCGACCGCTCCCGGCACCCGTACACCCGCGCCCTCTTCTCGGCGACGCCCGGCCTCCTCGACCCCATCGACCCGATCCCGCTCGTCGGCCCCGTCCCGTCGGCCACCCGCCCGCCGAGCGGCTGCCCCTTCCGCACCCGCTGCTGGCGGGCGGACGCGGTGTGCGCCGCGTCCATGCCGGATTTCTCGGCCGCGTCGACGCCGGGGCACCGCTTCCGCTGCCACCATCCTGTGGAGGACGGCCTGTCGACCCGGGACCTGGTCGCGCAGGCGGTCACGCGCACTCCGGCCGATCTCCCGAAGGAGCCTCGATGA
- a CDS encoding dihydrodipicolinate synthase family protein produces MTLPAPLTGVVPPVCTPLTPDGEVDVPSLLRLVDHLLEGGVDGLFVLGTSSEAAYLPDRQRRLVVETVVGHVAGGVPVLAGAIDMTTPRVLDHVRYVTDAGADAVVVTAPFYTRTHPAEIARHYRLVAARSPVPVLGYDLPVAVHSKLSAELVLELAADGTLAGLKDSSGDLGGFRAVVTGARAHAGITGFSVLTGSELVVDAALAMGADGAVPGLANVDPAGYARLYRLCRGGGVGAGP; encoded by the coding sequence ATGACCCTTCCCGCCCCGCTGACCGGTGTCGTACCGCCCGTCTGCACGCCCCTGACACCGGACGGCGAGGTGGACGTCCCCTCACTGCTCCGACTGGTCGACCATCTGCTGGAGGGCGGGGTGGACGGCCTGTTCGTCCTCGGCACGTCCTCCGAGGCGGCGTACTTGCCGGACCGTCAACGTCGGCTGGTCGTCGAGACCGTCGTCGGCCATGTGGCGGGCGGGGTGCCCGTCCTCGCCGGGGCCATCGACATGACGACCCCGCGCGTCCTCGACCACGTCCGGTACGTCACGGACGCGGGCGCCGACGCGGTGGTCGTGACGGCGCCCTTCTACACGCGCACCCATCCGGCGGAGATCGCCCGCCACTACCGGCTGGTCGCCGCGCGTTCGCCGGTGCCGGTCCTCGGATACGACCTGCCGGTCGCCGTCCACTCCAAGCTCAGCGCCGAACTGGTCCTCGAACTGGCCGCCGACGGGACACTGGCGGGGCTCAAGGACTCCAGCGGGGACCTGGGCGGATTCCGGGCGGTCGTGACGGGGGCCCGCGCGCACGCCGGCATCACCGGTTTCAGCGTGCTGACGGGGTCCGAGCTGGTCGTCGACGCCGCGCTGGCGATGGGGGCGGACGGGGCGGTGCCGGGGCTGGCGAACGTCGACCCCGCCGGGTACGCGCGGCTGTACCGGCTGTGCCGGGGAGGGGGAGTGGGCGCTGGCCCGG
- a CDS encoding RNA polymerase sigma factor, translated as MPRQRGTEDLPETFAPSQSVETDGAATTVQYGPLRPEDVFVPWYEENIDRLVRRVVWALGGHEDASSAIHDVCTRLLNMLSEGKAPFGSREFTVYAERSVTNEIRSRIRKKSRQPRHVPIYESDGGYTPESFVEEREVLRRVLDELPENQKKVLKLFFYEGMTPAEIAAVLDLTPGSVSTYKSNGLRSLREHPAIARLTVVDE; from the coding sequence GTGCCCCGCCAGCGGGGTACGGAGGATCTGCCGGAGACTTTCGCGCCTAGCCAATCCGTTGAAACTGACGGTGCGGCGACGACAGTGCAGTACGGGCCCCTCCGTCCCGAGGATGTTTTTGTTCCTTGGTATGAGGAGAACATCGACCGGCTTGTCCGGCGCGTTGTATGGGCTCTCGGCGGTCACGAGGATGCGAGCAGCGCAATTCACGACGTCTGCACTCGTTTGCTCAATATGTTGAGCGAGGGCAAGGCTCCGTTCGGATCTCGGGAATTCACCGTGTATGCGGAGCGTTCCGTTACGAATGAGATCAGATCTCGCATCCGAAAGAAGAGCCGCCAGCCGCGGCATGTACCCATTTATGAGAGTGACGGTGGGTACACTCCCGAATCCTTTGTGGAGGAGCGGGAAGTGTTGCGGCGTGTTCTGGATGAGCTGCCCGAAAACCAGAAGAAGGTTCTCAAGCTTTTCTTCTACGAGGGCATGACTCCAGCGGAGATCGCGGCAGTACTCGATCTCACACCCGGATCGGTCAGCACGTACAAGAGCAACGGGCTTCGCAGCCTGCGGGAGCATCCTGCGATTGCCCGGCTGACCGTAGTTGACGAGTGA